A region from the Agrococcus sp. SL85 genome encodes:
- a CDS encoding YihY/virulence factor BrkB family protein, whose protein sequence is MQQLIQRIMASRAMKAWQRFAEERGPVLSQGMTLSAFLSLFAALFVAFTVFVAVLGNNVVLRDAVIDSIAGAIPGLIGDNGAIDVDQLTQSRALDIAGVVAGLSILVTAIAWIGVSREGFRAMFGLGAPPSNAVVLKLGDLGVAVALGLLVLVSAGVLVVTDSLADALGLGWASGLVGIAVQLALDTAIVLLLFRFGGRLRLPAAQIVPAALVCALAFLALKLLASRLFGAVENNPLLAGIAAPVIILIWLGFIMQVLMLVLAYVAVGAHGRAYTRLVQAGGIDAQLTKADAKRLLEEVRANRRAGGDIADLNRRLVRKRR, encoded by the coding sequence ATGCAGCAGCTCATCCAGCGGATCATGGCCTCGCGCGCCATGAAGGCGTGGCAGCGCTTCGCCGAGGAGCGCGGGCCCGTGCTCTCGCAGGGCATGACGCTGTCGGCCTTCCTCTCGCTCTTCGCGGCCCTGTTCGTGGCGTTCACGGTCTTCGTCGCGGTGCTCGGCAACAACGTCGTGCTGCGCGACGCCGTCATCGACTCGATCGCCGGCGCGATCCCCGGCCTCATCGGCGACAACGGCGCGATCGACGTCGACCAGCTCACGCAGTCCCGCGCCCTCGACATCGCCGGCGTGGTGGCGGGCCTCTCGATCCTCGTGACGGCGATCGCGTGGATCGGCGTGAGCCGGGAGGGGTTCCGGGCCATGTTCGGGCTCGGCGCGCCCCCGTCGAACGCCGTGGTGCTGAAGCTCGGCGACCTCGGGGTGGCCGTCGCCCTCGGCCTGCTCGTGCTGGTCTCCGCGGGCGTGCTCGTGGTGACCGACTCGCTCGCCGACGCGCTCGGCCTCGGCTGGGCCTCCGGCCTCGTCGGCATCGCGGTGCAGCTGGCGCTCGACACCGCGATCGTGCTGCTGCTGTTCCGCTTCGGCGGCCGGCTGCGGCTGCCCGCCGCGCAGATCGTGCCCGCGGCGCTCGTGTGCGCCCTCGCGTTCCTCGCCCTGAAGCTGCTCGCCTCGCGCCTCTTCGGCGCCGTCGAGAACAACCCGCTGCTCGCGGGCATCGCCGCGCCCGTCATCATCCTCATCTGGCTGGGCTTCATCATGCAGGTGCTCATGCTCGTGCTCGCCTACGTCGCGGTCGGCGCGCACGGGCGGGCCTACACGCGGCTCGTGCAGGCCGGCGGCATCGACGCGCAGCTCACGAAGGCGGACGCGAAGCGGCTGCTCGAGGAGGTGCGCGCGAACCGCCGCGCGGGCGGCGACATCGCCGACCTCAACCGCAGGCTCGTGCGGAAGCGGCGCTGA
- the ptsP gene encoding phosphoenolpyruvate--protein phosphotransferase, with protein MSALSGVGVGRGIAAAKVLRMPEPLAPPGDAPLSAPVEEEQARVQAALGDVAAELLARAASAGGEAQQVLEAAALMAQDPAILDDVRARMDAGANAERATWDAYGGFRDLLLSMGGYMAERATDLDDVAQRVVARLRGVPAPGVPASEEPFILVARDLAPADTATLDLEKTLALVTQDGGPTSHTAILARSKSLPAVVGVTGLLDAVRDGQRAIVDARTGSIELDPSDDAIAAARAEREERLAAASAPITDGALADGTKVPLLANLGSPKEAANAVALGAEGVGLFRTEFLFLDAASAPTVEQQTAAYTELLQAFPGKKVVVRALDAGADKPLAFLNDAHEENPALGLRGIRALRASEQILRDQLTALAHAQGATEAELWVMAPMIADVEETEYFVALGRELGLRTVGAMAEVPSIAVLADQVLEAADFVSIGTNDLTQYTMAADRQLGSVSSFQDPWHPAVLRLVKLLGEAGAASGKPVGVCGEAAADPALAVVLVGLGVTSLSMSPSALADVRAELLTVTLEEARARAARAIAARSAAEARERAAG; from the coding sequence ATGAGTGCGCTCTCAGGGGTCGGGGTCGGTCGCGGCATCGCCGCCGCGAAGGTGCTGCGGATGCCGGAGCCGCTCGCGCCTCCTGGCGACGCGCCGCTCTCGGCGCCCGTCGAGGAGGAGCAGGCGCGCGTGCAGGCCGCGCTCGGGGACGTGGCGGCCGAGCTGCTCGCCCGTGCCGCGTCCGCGGGCGGCGAGGCCCAGCAGGTGCTCGAGGCGGCCGCCCTCATGGCGCAGGATCCCGCGATCCTCGACGACGTCCGCGCCCGCATGGACGCCGGCGCGAACGCCGAGCGCGCGACGTGGGACGCCTACGGCGGCTTCCGCGACCTGCTCCTCTCGATGGGCGGCTACATGGCCGAGCGCGCCACCGACCTCGACGACGTCGCCCAGCGCGTCGTCGCGCGGCTCCGCGGCGTGCCCGCGCCGGGCGTGCCCGCCTCCGAGGAGCCCTTCATCCTCGTGGCGCGCGACCTCGCGCCCGCCGACACGGCGACGCTCGACCTCGAGAAGACGCTCGCGCTCGTCACGCAGGACGGCGGCCCCACGTCGCACACGGCGATCCTGGCGCGCTCGAAGTCGCTGCCTGCCGTCGTGGGCGTCACGGGCCTGCTCGACGCCGTGCGCGACGGCCAGCGCGCCATCGTCGACGCACGCACGGGCTCCATCGAGCTCGATCCCTCCGACGACGCGATCGCCGCGGCGCGCGCCGAGCGCGAGGAGCGCCTCGCCGCCGCCTCGGCACCCATCACCGACGGCGCCCTCGCCGACGGCACGAAGGTGCCGCTGCTCGCGAACCTCGGCTCGCCCAAGGAGGCCGCGAACGCGGTCGCGCTGGGCGCGGAGGGCGTGGGCCTGTTCCGCACCGAGTTCCTCTTCCTCGACGCGGCCTCGGCGCCGACCGTCGAGCAGCAGACCGCCGCGTACACCGAGCTGCTGCAGGCGTTCCCCGGGAAGAAGGTCGTCGTGCGCGCGCTCGACGCCGGCGCCGACAAGCCGCTGGCGTTCCTCAACGACGCGCACGAGGAGAACCCTGCGCTGGGCCTGCGCGGCATCCGGGCGCTGCGCGCCTCGGAGCAGATCCTCCGCGACCAGCTCACGGCGCTCGCGCACGCGCAGGGCGCGACCGAGGCCGAGCTGTGGGTCATGGCGCCGATGATCGCCGACGTCGAGGAGACCGAGTACTTCGTGGCGCTCGGGCGCGAGCTGGGGCTCCGCACGGTGGGCGCGATGGCGGAGGTGCCCTCGATCGCCGTGCTCGCCGACCAGGTGCTCGAGGCCGCCGACTTCGTCTCGATCGGCACGAACGACCTGACGCAGTACACGATGGCGGCCGACCGCCAGCTCGGCTCGGTCTCGTCGTTCCAGGACCCGTGGCACCCGGCGGTGCTGCGCCTCGTCAAGCTGCTCGGCGAGGCGGGCGCCGCGAGCGGCAAGCCCGTGGGCGTCTGCGGCGAGGCGGCGGCCGACCCGGCGCTCGCGGTCGTGCTCGTGGGCCTCGGCGTCACCTCGCTGTCGATGAGCCCCTCGGCGCTCGCCGACGTGCGCGCCGAGCTGCTCACGGTGACGCTCGAGGAGGCGCGCGCGCGCGCCGCCCGCGCGATCGCTGCGCGCTCGGCCGCCGAGGCGCGGGAGCGGGCGGCCGGCTGA